A single Marinobacter sp. es.042 DNA region contains:
- a CDS encoding type II secretion system protein J produces MHRYRGFTLVELVIVIVLLAIVATISVRFVSLSTQGALDVSSRQQRSLAGVVISEQISREVREALPTSIRTNASGSCLEWMPILAASNYLDLPRGANPDSFQAVPLPGGASAFGRVVVYGYGSDVYSPGSPGPISPPATMPSGASPVTVTFDSGATHRFSAQSPERRFYIVGEPVSVCQVGVYLYRYRNYGINTSPASGLPSSYPDREVMATTLANNSLNFQVTPPSLQRGAVVSFGFALADPDSGETTDISQEVQIRNVP; encoded by the coding sequence ATGCATCGGTATCGCGGTTTTACCCTCGTTGAACTTGTCATTGTGATCGTCTTGCTGGCCATTGTTGCCACCATCTCGGTCCGCTTTGTCAGTCTGTCCACGCAGGGCGCACTGGATGTCAGCTCCCGGCAACAGCGTTCCCTGGCGGGGGTGGTGATCAGCGAGCAGATCAGTCGCGAGGTTCGGGAGGCACTGCCAACATCAATCAGAACCAATGCGAGTGGCAGCTGCCTTGAGTGGATGCCGATCCTGGCCGCCTCCAACTATCTCGATCTTCCCCGGGGTGCAAATCCGGATTCATTTCAGGCTGTGCCACTGCCAGGCGGCGCATCCGCCTTTGGACGAGTGGTGGTGTATGGCTATGGCTCAGACGTTTACAGCCCGGGCAGTCCCGGTCCGATCTCGCCACCGGCGACGATGCCCTCCGGTGCTTCGCCAGTGACCGTTACCTTCGATTCAGGGGCAACACACCGTTTTTCGGCGCAGTCGCCGGAGCGCCGATTTTATATTGTGGGCGAGCCGGTTTCTGTGTGTCAGGTAGGGGTGTATCTGTATCGGTACCGGAACTACGGCATCAACACCTCACCCGCATCGGGCCTGCCGTCGAGCTATCCGGATCGGGAAGTCATGGCCACGACACTGGCCAACAACTCGCTGAATTTCCAGGTAACACCGCCAAGCCTGCAGCGAGGCGCGGTGGTTTCGTTCGGCTTTGCGCTGGCGGATCCGGATTCCGGTGAGACTACCGATATCAGCCAGGAGGTTCAGATTCGCAATGTACCCTGA
- a CDS encoding DUF4124 domain-containing protein, with product MNPKSGLCAGLLFFLVTPVFAEVYRNVDSYGNVTYSDEPSEGSETVEVKPVTTITLPKPEVVQETDKLREEVQREGAAYESVSFVYPDNNQAFHSGSGDVQFEVRSTPGLQPGHKYEVTLDGQPVGQSSSGSITVNNVFRGTHEARAHIVDENGVQVKTGSPITFTVHRPSALN from the coding sequence ATGAATCCAAAGTCTGGATTGTGTGCCGGCCTTCTGTTTTTTCTGGTAACTCCGGTCTTTGCCGAGGTTTACCGCAATGTCGATTCCTACGGCAACGTGACCTACTCTGACGAGCCCAGCGAAGGCTCTGAAACGGTAGAGGTCAAGCCGGTCACCACAATCACCCTGCCCAAGCCAGAGGTGGTCCAGGAAACCGACAAACTCCGGGAAGAAGTTCAGCGGGAAGGCGCTGCCTACGAAAGCGTTTCTTTCGTCTATCCGGATAACAACCAGGCGTTCCACAGTGGCAGCGGCGATGTTCAGTTCGAGGTTCGCAGCACCCCTGGCCTGCAGCCAGGCCACAAATACGAGGTGACCCTCGACGGCCAGCCTGTCGGTCAGAGCTCCTCCGGCTCGATTACCGTCAACAACGTGTTCCGTGGAACCCATGAAGCTCGCGCACACATCGTGGATGAAAACGGGGTTCAGGTGAAAACCGGCTCTCCGATCACATTTACTGTTCACCGCCCTTCCGCTTTGAACTGA
- a CDS encoding prepilin-type N-terminal cleavage/methylation domain-containing protein, translating to MKRDYKTNRQKGFTLIELVVVIAILAILAAFALPRFAQLSEQAHQSSIRATAGALAAGVALTKTQWVSNGLTTATANVQGFGNDNVDVSDEGWPTATNDVTSADMTEARCQQVWAGVLQSNAPSIAGTDPDYAVTIQGDADGDPGSDCVFTYQLDGQGSTIVYDADTGEITTTIN from the coding sequence ATGAAGCGTGATTATAAAACGAACAGGCAAAAGGGCTTCACCCTGATCGAGTTGGTGGTTGTCATCGCCATCCTGGCAATTCTTGCCGCCTTCGCACTACCAAGATTTGCCCAGCTGTCCGAGCAGGCGCATCAGTCCAGTATTCGGGCGACGGCAGGGGCTCTGGCGGCGGGTGTTGCTCTGACAAAGACCCAGTGGGTGTCGAACGGCCTGACAACGGCAACCGCCAACGTCCAGGGCTTTGGGAACGACAACGTCGACGTCAGCGACGAAGGCTGGCCGACAGCAACCAATGACGTTACCAGTGCAGACATGACTGAAGCACGCTGCCAACAGGTCTGGGCTGGGGTCTTGCAGTCCAATGCACCGAGCATCGCTGGCACCGACCCGGATTACGCAGTAACGATCCAGGGCGATGCTGACGGCGATCCGGGCAGTGACTGTGTGTTTACCTACCAGTTGGACGGGCAGGGCAGCACAATTGTTTACGATGCCGACACCGGCGAAATAACCACAACCATTAATTGA
- a CDS encoding DUF2341 domain-containing protein, with translation MKWTRTNRPISGLLSVLVLMAWAGFSEAAWFDPDWNYRKAIQIQASQVVGDQSDFTVMFRAIDSDLASSAQADGDDIVFALEDGTQLDHELERYDGNTGELVAWIRIPTLPASANSSLYLYYGNPSAGNQESSAGTWDNDFQMVHHLEESGGRQTTLEDSTANLNNGDLLGQGNNYPTYLNNGIVAGARAHPGQFANGQSEDPAVRFFDFGDPGLSTSFTAEAWARVSGNQSGSDHHPILWKGNVIGWGANYFFRIAVRQNNGITWGVTCGNTEAWFDGGSASTGWAHYAISFDGTTTRAYINGQQVASDNDCAGRTLNITSQPFRSGYGIVQGNGETILNGDVDEVRISSGARSGGWLRTHYNNLSDPGAFFVIGNEETGGFCSTLTALFCDDFERNSLGPDWSVVTAPGGDAGISSQTNKSPTRSLYTSSGFAGVTLAPRDLSGLTSGTVAYWWRRGDDAFSEDPDGGEDLRVEYLDDAGNWDLIDRYPGNGTDGESGDVVFTLPPDAFHGDFRIRFVQESGNSGNFDFWHIDDVVIDGNSSPLTCAGDTFGAATLSPDDWITNVSSGSFTPGIVNGRLRMTEASGNQATAATFQNLIPGADNYVRLEFDYFAYGGNGADGLTVVLSDASVTPQPGSFGGSLGYAQRNNGDPGFAGGWLGIGLDEFGNFSRATEGRVGGTGFVRDAVAIRGAAQSNYQYLGGTSSLNPGIDQPGNNPTPHRYRIIVDSRGGIGPIVSVERDVSGTGNNFQQLVQLDLSSFPNQPPTPQNFYLSLTGSTGGSTNIHELDNLQLCAEKLNPVGKLVDHFEFVHDGTALTCQPETVTVRACENADCSVLFTDQVDVTLSPSGWVGGDSFAFSGGQATRQLQITTAGTASLAIASSNPSTKAFTQTLCDNGGGSVSAAACDLPFLDAGLAFDIPDLISHQPATSIQISAVRRDNQTGACVPAFENVQREVNFWSTYVDPGPTGRPESRPVFVDNTAVGSGQSNATPISLQFGAGGIAEVDVLYPDAGLINLDALYLGSAATNDDGLQIPGADSFVSVPAGFCVTSAGDCSAGDSTCPAFRKAGQSFGLSITAVGWEQSGDGDLCQGNPVTPNFRLLDIPLSTTLVQPAGGASGSVSPVSYSHTRSSSAEEVVGAEVSEVGVFRFEASPVPGSYLGRDVSSGSSLPIGRFYPDRFQVSVDPGEFEAQCSTGSPFAYTGEAFDWLVTPSLTIEPLSVQGTRTLNYTFAGFQKLVASDINRLYPSSDTAAVDRAGAFMALSPTEFGGSLTAPVSSLGSGLMRYDFSPSDSFAYNKTSDAQIAPFVPKLEFSVTSLVDSDGVAAAAAPYPFTPAAAFDIRFGRFSLENVYGPENIGSLPMPFRLEYWDGSRFMTHMDDSCTTWNTADLTNSANHNSPSAGAPPSDTFSMGEAPPLELVPNGTRGTDSLVWNVDAWLEFDWNDDGTLEDPVGLATFGVYRGHDRVIYWQER, from the coding sequence ATGAAGTGGACCAGAACCAACCGCCCGATATCCGGTTTGCTATCTGTACTGGTTTTAATGGCCTGGGCCGGATTTTCTGAGGCCGCATGGTTTGATCCTGACTGGAATTACCGCAAGGCGATCCAGATCCAGGCCAGCCAGGTGGTGGGTGATCAGTCAGATTTCACCGTTATGTTCAGGGCAATAGACTCAGATCTGGCCAGCTCCGCACAAGCAGACGGCGATGACATTGTTTTCGCCCTTGAGGATGGAACCCAGCTTGACCATGAGCTGGAGCGCTATGATGGAAATACCGGTGAGCTGGTGGCGTGGATCCGGATTCCAACCCTGCCAGCATCCGCCAATTCCAGTCTCTACCTTTATTACGGCAATCCATCGGCTGGAAACCAGGAGAGTTCGGCTGGCACCTGGGACAACGACTTTCAGATGGTTCACCACCTGGAAGAGTCAGGTGGCCGGCAAACCACGTTAGAGGACTCGACCGCCAACCTGAATAATGGAGATCTGCTAGGGCAGGGCAACAACTACCCGACGTATCTCAACAATGGCATTGTCGCCGGTGCAAGAGCGCATCCGGGGCAGTTCGCTAACGGGCAATCTGAAGATCCGGCGGTACGATTTTTCGATTTCGGTGACCCGGGGCTGTCAACGAGCTTCACTGCCGAAGCCTGGGCAAGGGTATCCGGCAACCAGTCAGGAAGCGATCATCACCCGATTCTCTGGAAAGGCAATGTTATTGGCTGGGGCGCCAACTACTTTTTTCGAATTGCCGTCAGGCAGAACAACGGCATCACCTGGGGGGTAACCTGCGGCAACACGGAGGCATGGTTCGATGGCGGCAGTGCCAGTACCGGATGGGCCCACTACGCCATCAGTTTCGACGGCACCACTACTCGCGCTTACATTAACGGGCAACAGGTTGCATCCGATAATGACTGTGCAGGTAGAACGCTCAACATAACCTCACAGCCCTTCAGATCTGGCTATGGCATCGTGCAGGGCAATGGTGAAACCATCTTGAATGGTGACGTTGATGAAGTTCGAATCTCTTCCGGTGCCCGCTCTGGCGGCTGGCTGAGAACCCACTACAACAACCTCTCCGATCCCGGGGCCTTCTTCGTAATCGGTAATGAGGAAACCGGCGGGTTCTGCAGCACATTGACTGCCCTGTTCTGCGACGATTTCGAACGCAATTCGCTTGGGCCGGATTGGTCTGTTGTGACAGCACCTGGCGGCGATGCCGGTATCAGTTCGCAAACCAACAAGAGCCCCACGCGTTCTCTTTATACCTCAAGCGGCTTCGCCGGGGTCACACTTGCGCCTCGCGATCTTTCAGGGCTGACATCGGGCACCGTCGCCTATTGGTGGAGGCGAGGCGATGATGCGTTCAGTGAAGACCCTGATGGCGGGGAAGACCTTCGAGTCGAGTACCTTGATGATGCAGGCAACTGGGATCTGATTGATCGATACCCCGGCAACGGGACCGACGGTGAATCCGGCGACGTCGTCTTTACACTGCCGCCCGATGCATTTCACGGTGATTTCCGGATACGGTTCGTTCAGGAATCGGGCAATAGTGGCAACTTCGATTTCTGGCACATCGATGATGTTGTCATTGACGGCAACTCCTCTCCACTGACTTGCGCAGGCGACACCTTTGGTGCTGCCACCCTGTCACCCGATGACTGGATCACCAATGTTTCAAGCGGCAGCTTTACACCTGGTATTGTAAACGGCCGCCTCCGCATGACAGAGGCCTCCGGGAACCAGGCGACAGCGGCAACGTTCCAGAACCTGATTCCGGGAGCGGACAACTATGTGCGACTTGAGTTCGACTATTTTGCGTATGGCGGCAATGGTGCTGATGGCCTGACGGTTGTTCTTTCGGATGCCTCGGTTACCCCTCAGCCTGGCAGCTTCGGGGGCTCCCTTGGATACGCACAGCGCAACAACGGCGATCCCGGTTTCGCGGGCGGTTGGCTCGGGATTGGTCTGGACGAATTCGGCAACTTTTCCAGGGCTACTGAAGGGCGCGTTGGCGGTACCGGATTTGTTCGGGACGCCGTCGCCATACGTGGTGCCGCCCAGAGCAACTACCAATACCTCGGGGGGACAAGCTCACTGAACCCGGGGATCGACCAGCCTGGAAACAATCCGACGCCCCACCGCTACCGAATTATTGTGGACTCAAGAGGGGGGATCGGTCCGATTGTCTCCGTCGAAAGGGATGTTTCCGGAACAGGCAACAACTTCCAACAGCTTGTTCAACTGGACCTGAGCAGTTTTCCGAATCAACCGCCGACCCCTCAGAATTTCTATCTCTCGTTGACTGGCTCAACGGGTGGTTCGACCAACATCCATGAGCTCGACAATTTGCAGCTTTGCGCAGAAAAGCTGAATCCGGTTGGGAAGTTGGTTGATCACTTCGAGTTTGTGCATGATGGCACAGCACTGACCTGTCAGCCGGAAACAGTAACGGTCAGGGCCTGTGAAAATGCCGATTGCAGCGTGCTTTTCACGGATCAGGTGGATGTGACATTAAGCCCTTCGGGGTGGGTTGGTGGTGACAGTTTTGCATTCAGTGGCGGCCAGGCTACCCGCCAACTGCAGATCACGACGGCGGGAACGGCGAGCCTCGCCATTGCATCCTCAAATCCTTCAACGAAGGCCTTTACCCAGACGCTCTGTGATAATGGAGGCGGCAGCGTTTCCGCCGCCGCTTGCGATCTACCTTTCCTTGATGCGGGTCTGGCCTTCGATATACCAGACCTGATTTCTCACCAGCCAGCGACCTCAATCCAGATAAGCGCCGTGCGCCGGGATAACCAGACTGGCGCCTGCGTTCCGGCTTTTGAGAATGTGCAGCGGGAGGTGAATTTCTGGTCGACCTATGTTGATCCGGGACCGACCGGTCGCCCCGAGAGTCGTCCGGTGTTCGTTGACAATACGGCTGTTGGCTCCGGCCAGTCCAACGCCACGCCGATCAGCCTTCAGTTCGGTGCTGGCGGTATTGCAGAGGTGGATGTTCTCTACCCCGATGCGGGCCTGATAAATCTCGACGCCCTCTATCTCGGTTCAGCAGCAACCAACGATGACGGTTTGCAAATTCCGGGAGCAGACAGTTTTGTCAGTGTTCCAGCCGGCTTCTGCGTGACATCGGCGGGTGATTGTTCGGCCGGAGACTCGACCTGTCCTGCATTCAGGAAAGCCGGACAGTCATTTGGTCTCTCGATTACCGCTGTAGGCTGGGAGCAGAGTGGTGATGGCGACCTGTGCCAGGGTAATCCGGTCACGCCGAACTTCCGATTACTCGATATCCCGTTGTCCACTACTCTGGTTCAACCGGCTGGCGGGGCATCCGGCTCCGTTTCGCCGGTCAGCTATTCCCACACAAGGTCTTCATCGGCGGAAGAAGTTGTTGGAGCAGAGGTCTCGGAGGTCGGTGTTTTCCGTTTTGAGGCTTCTCCTGTACCAGGGAGCTATCTGGGGCGAGATGTTTCCAGTGGGAGTAGTCTGCCGATCGGACGCTTTTATCCTGATCGTTTTCAGGTATCCGTCGACCCCGGCGAGTTTGAAGCGCAGTGCTCGACAGGCTCTCCTTTTGCGTACACCGGAGAAGCCTTTGACTGGCTGGTTACGCCGTCGTTGACCATTGAGCCGCTCTCTGTGCAGGGAACTCGCACCCTGAACTACACATTCGCTGGCTTTCAGAAGCTTGTGGCATCTGATATCAACCGCTTGTATCCAAGCTCCGACACTGCAGCCGTCGACAGAGCTGGCGCTTTTATGGCGCTCTCTCCAACCGAGTTTGGCGGCAGCCTCACAGCTCCGGTGTCTTCTCTTGGCTCTGGATTGATGCGTTACGATTTCTCTCCGTCTGACAGCTTCGCGTATAACAAAACCTCCGATGCCCAGATTGCGCCATTCGTTCCCAAGCTTGAATTTTCTGTGACCAGTCTGGTTGACTCTGATGGTGTGGCGGCCGCCGCTGCTCCCTACCCATTCACACCGGCGGCCGCGTTCGATATCCGGTTTGGCCGGTTCTCTCTGGAAAATGTCTACGGTCCTGAAAACATTGGATCGCTCCCAATGCCGTTCAGACTTGAATACTGGGACGGATCCCGTTTCATGACCCACATGGATGATAGCTGCACAACCTGGAATACGGCTGATTTGACCAATTCGGCAAACCATAATTCGCCCAGTGCCGGCGCGCCTCCGAGTGACACCTTCTCAATGGGCGAGGCTCCGCCGCTGGAACTCGTGCCGAACGGAACCCGTGGAACCGATTCGTTGGTCTGGAATGTCGACGCCTGGTTGGAGTTTGATTGGAATGATGATGGCACTCTCGAAGATCCGGTTGGGCTGGCAACCTTCGGCGTCTATCGGGGCCACGACAGAGTGATCTACTGGCAGGAACGATAA
- the glnL gene encoding nitrogen regulation protein NR(II): protein MALPSAHPTGYKSILDSLTTAVLVLEDSLAIQYLNPAAESLFETSMTRSQGQPFQDILVESEDALKTLFAAVRNGQSYTRREAEFLLTSGSRLTVDYSVTPISLEPTELLIEIQPRDRLMRISREEDIISQQETTRILVRGMAHEIKNPLGGIRGAAQLLDRELSSEDQREYTRVIIDEADRLRSLVDRMLGPNKALKLAPTNIHEILERVGTLLEAESKGRLNFERDYDPSIPEFKGDKEQLIQAFLNIARNAMEAAFENQGGHSSEEPPTITFRTRTLRQFTIGNRRHKLVCRVDVIDNGPGIPPELVQNIFYPMISGRASGTGLGLSITQSIIGQHRGLVECESEPGRTDFIIFLPLEDTP, encoded by the coding sequence ATGGCACTGCCCTCGGCCCATCCAACGGGATACAAGAGCATTCTCGACAGCCTCACCACGGCTGTTCTGGTGCTCGAGGATAGCCTGGCTATCCAGTACCTCAACCCGGCCGCAGAAAGCCTGTTCGAAACCAGCATGACCCGCAGCCAGGGCCAACCTTTCCAGGATATTCTGGTCGAATCCGAAGACGCCCTGAAAACCCTTTTCGCCGCCGTTCGGAACGGGCAGTCCTACACTCGCAGAGAAGCTGAGTTTCTGCTCACGAGCGGTTCACGGCTTACGGTGGATTATTCCGTAACGCCTATCAGCCTGGAGCCGACGGAACTGCTGATCGAAATCCAGCCCAGGGACAGGCTGATGCGAATCAGCCGTGAGGAAGACATCATCTCCCAGCAGGAGACCACCCGTATCCTGGTGAGGGGCATGGCCCACGAGATCAAGAATCCGCTGGGTGGCATCCGGGGCGCAGCCCAGCTGCTTGACCGGGAACTCAGCAGTGAAGACCAGCGGGAGTACACGCGGGTCATCATTGACGAGGCGGACCGCCTCAGAAGCCTTGTTGACCGGATGCTGGGCCCCAACAAGGCACTGAAGCTGGCGCCGACCAACATCCATGAAATCCTGGAAAGAGTGGGCACCCTGCTCGAGGCGGAAAGCAAAGGGCGACTGAATTTCGAACGGGATTACGACCCCAGCATTCCAGAGTTCAAGGGCGACAAGGAACAACTCATTCAGGCGTTCCTGAATATTGCCCGGAACGCCATGGAGGCGGCTTTCGAAAACCAGGGCGGTCACAGCTCTGAAGAGCCTCCGACCATTACCTTCCGCACCCGCACCCTGCGTCAGTTCACCATTGGCAACCGCCGCCACAAACTGGTGTGTCGGGTCGACGTGATCGACAACGGACCCGGAATTCCGCCGGAGCTGGTGCAGAACATTTTCTATCCGATGATCAGTGGCCGTGCCAGTGGCACCGGTCTGGGGCTTTCCATCACCCAGAGCATCATCGGTCAACACCGCGGACTGGTTGAATGCGAAAGCGAACCAGGCCGAACCGACTTCATCATCTTCCTGCCTCTGGAGGACACCCCATGA
- a CDS encoding prepilin-type N-terminal cleavage/methylation domain-containing protein has product MRSTQTGATLVELVITIVIISVAIAGVVGAFSLIAGRSADPLNQTRAVKLAQLYMDEILTQKYDDQTPQGGFPKFSGPCSIGPDGEGRTTFDDVDDYDGLNGAPSTASGSALTGYSGFAISIAVTCAGTEVGLPAEEAKRIDLDITAPGNQTFSFTAYRANF; this is encoded by the coding sequence ATGAGGTCTACCCAAACTGGCGCAACCCTGGTGGAGCTGGTGATCACGATCGTGATTATCAGTGTGGCCATTGCCGGCGTTGTCGGTGCGTTTTCGCTGATCGCAGGTCGAAGTGCGGATCCGTTGAATCAGACCCGTGCTGTAAAGCTTGCTCAGCTCTACATGGATGAGATTCTTACCCAGAAATACGATGATCAGACGCCCCAGGGCGGGTTCCCCAAGTTTTCGGGGCCCTGTTCCATTGGCCCAGACGGTGAAGGACGAACGACGTTTGACGATGTCGATGACTACGACGGTCTTAACGGGGCACCGTCGACAGCCTCCGGATCCGCGTTGACCGGCTATTCCGGTTTCGCCATTTCGATCGCTGTTACCTGCGCCGGAACGGAAGTTGGCTTGCCCGCGGAAGAAGCCAAACGGATTGATCTCGATATTACCGCCCCCGGTAACCAGACCTTTTCATTCACCGCATACCGGGCCAATTTCTGA
- the ntrC gene encoding nitrogen regulation protein NR(I), with product MSQPANVWIIDDDRSIRWVLERALNQAGMQPRVFDSGESIMMRLEHEQPDAIVSDIRMPGVDGITLLSQIVDVHPDVPVIIMTAHSDLESAVTSYQTGAFEYLPKPFDVDDAVALVKRAVAHSHEKRASGEPQAEMAQRNAEIIGEAPAMQEVFRAIGRLSHSNITVLINGESGTGKELVAQALHNHSPRANHPFIALNMAAIPKDLIESELFGHEKGAFTGAGAARQGRFEQANGGTLFLDEIGDMPADTQTRLLRVLADGEFYRVGGTTPIKVDVRIIAATHQDLEKLVQAGTFREDLFHRLNVIRVHLPKLAERREDIPRLMQHFLKRAAKELAVEPKILREEAEEYLTTLPWPGNVRQLENTCRWLTVMASGREIHIDDLPPELLHQAETPTTGTTWQEGLKNWAEQELKRGKKGILDTAVPEFEKIMIETALKHTGGRRRDASILLGWGRNTLTRKINELGMDHPEHEDD from the coding sequence ATGAGCCAACCGGCGAACGTCTGGATCATAGACGACGACCGCAGTATTCGCTGGGTGCTGGAGCGCGCCCTTAACCAGGCCGGTATGCAGCCCCGAGTTTTTGACAGTGGTGAAAGCATCATGATGCGGCTGGAGCACGAACAGCCGGATGCCATCGTCAGCGATATCCGGATGCCCGGCGTTGACGGCATCACCCTGCTTTCCCAGATTGTGGACGTTCACCCGGACGTGCCCGTGATCATAATGACCGCCCACTCGGACCTCGAGAGCGCGGTGACCAGCTACCAGACCGGCGCGTTTGAATACCTTCCCAAGCCCTTTGATGTAGATGACGCCGTGGCGCTGGTCAAACGCGCTGTGGCCCATAGCCACGAGAAGCGGGCCAGTGGTGAGCCTCAGGCCGAGATGGCCCAGCGAAACGCCGAAATTATTGGTGAAGCACCGGCCATGCAGGAAGTTTTCCGCGCGATTGGCAGGCTGTCCCACTCCAATATTACCGTGCTGATCAACGGCGAGAGCGGGACAGGCAAGGAGCTGGTGGCCCAAGCACTGCATAACCACAGCCCCAGGGCCAACCACCCGTTCATTGCCCTGAACATGGCCGCCATCCCCAAAGATCTGATTGAATCCGAACTGTTTGGCCACGAAAAAGGCGCCTTTACCGGTGCCGGCGCCGCCCGCCAGGGTCGTTTTGAACAGGCCAACGGCGGCACCCTTTTCCTCGATGAAATCGGCGACATGCCCGCGGACACCCAGACCCGACTATTGCGGGTTCTGGCCGATGGCGAGTTCTACCGCGTAGGTGGCACCACCCCGATAAAGGTGGATGTGCGCATCATCGCGGCAACGCACCAGGATCTGGAAAAGCTGGTCCAGGCGGGCACCTTCCGTGAAGACCTCTTCCACCGCCTGAACGTTATTCGCGTGCACCTGCCCAAGCTGGCCGAGCGTCGGGAAGACATCCCCCGCCTGATGCAGCACTTCCTGAAACGGGCCGCAAAAGAGCTGGCCGTTGAGCCGAAGATCCTGCGCGAAGAAGCGGAAGAATACCTGACCACCCTGCCCTGGCCGGGCAACGTCCGCCAGCTGGAGAACACCTGCCGCTGGCTGACCGTCATGGCCAGCGGTCGCGAGATCCACATTGATGACCTGCCCCCGGAATTGCTGCACCAGGCAGAAACACCGACCACCGGGACAACCTGGCAGGAAGGCCTTAAAAACTGGGCCGAACAGGAACTCAAGCGGGGCAAGAAGGGCATTCTCGATACGGCCGTGCCCGAGTTCGAGAAAATCATGATCGAGACTGCCCTGAAGCACACCGGCGGCAGACGCCGTGATGCGTCAATACTGCTGGGCTGGGGACGGAATACTTTGACCCGGAAGATCAACGAACTGGGGATGGATCATCCGGAACACGAAGACGACTGA
- a CDS encoding type II secretion system protein: MRTNSAPSESGFTLVELVMVIILIGVLSALGIDLFASRSAFSPLLATQQLASATLLAQQAGLAGNPANTLTIEQGGDSFRFIVGAGSGNARTFEIAREGTSLSAPGGLPLTLTFDNKGAPSAGTNLQFTFSGDSTFQTCLSSLGAVYAGSCQS; this comes from the coding sequence ATGAGAACAAATAGCGCCCCGAGCGAATCGGGCTTCACCTTGGTTGAGCTGGTGATGGTTATCATCCTGATCGGAGTGCTCTCTGCTCTGGGCATTGACCTGTTCGCCAGCCGCTCGGCCTTCTCCCCCCTGCTGGCCACTCAGCAACTTGCCTCCGCCACGCTGCTTGCCCAACAGGCAGGGTTGGCGGGGAATCCCGCCAATACCCTGACCATCGAGCAGGGTGGGGATAGTTTCCGGTTCATTGTGGGAGCAGGTTCCGGCAATGCCCGCACTTTCGAAATAGCCCGGGAGGGCACCAGCCTGTCAGCTCCGGGTGGGTTGCCATTGACTCTGACCTTTGACAACAAAGGGGCGCCTTCAGCCGGTACCAACTTGCAATTTACCTTTTCAGGTGACAGTACCTTCCAGACCTGCCTCAGCTCTCTGGGTGCAGTATATGCCGGGAGTTGCCAGTCATGA
- a CDS encoding type II secretion system protein yields MKAMTAIAARKEKGFTLIELVMVIVILGILAAFALPRFADLGGQAETASIEGARGSVKSALGIVRSTALATNATGATGSVSLEGATVATINGYLAGSSLEDAAQLEDFDIVGTASPYIVTIDPAAADQPCFTFTDSSAANTPPVVSTVATMGDASTCGGTAAGS; encoded by the coding sequence ATGAAAGCGATGACAGCCATTGCGGCAAGAAAAGAAAAAGGTTTCACCCTGATCGAACTGGTGATGGTGATTGTAATTCTGGGGATTCTGGCGGCGTTTGCTTTGCCAAGGTTTGCGGATTTGGGGGGGCAGGCAGAAACAGCTTCCATCGAGGGCGCCAGAGGGAGTGTGAAGTCGGCTCTTGGCATTGTTCGATCCACGGCCCTTGCTACTAACGCAACGGGTGCAACCGGCTCGGTATCCCTTGAGGGAGCGACGGTGGCTACGATCAACGGCTATCTTGCCGGAAGCTCGCTTGAGGATGCGGCTCAGTTGGAGGATTTTGATATCGTGGGCACTGCTTCACCTTACATCGTCACAATTGACCCTGCTGCCGCGGACCAGCCATGTTTCACATTTACTGACTCAAGTGCGGCCAATACACCGCCTGTCGTTTCGACCGTAGCTACCATGGGTGATGCGTCAACTTGCGGTGGAACTGCGGCTGGGTCCTGA